A part of Oncorhynchus clarkii lewisi isolate Uvic-CL-2024 chromosome 17, UVic_Ocla_1.0, whole genome shotgun sequence genomic DNA contains:
- the LOC139369821 gene encoding amphoterin-induced protein 1-like, with the protein MKSKFCIVKTKIPYLKIHSTSSTMPAPDMVDGKLSGSRCAIEGVSIKGLFALLVLSLLLPSGATTSSKSVTCHKTCLCASNIVSCSKMNLTSIPMAFPRYTAVLDLSFNQISKLKAEWTPVKLSMLHSLLLSHNGLTFLSSEAFLYVTRLRYLDLSSNGLKILEEFIFEPLEHLEVLLLYNNYISQIDRTAFSSLNSLQKLYLSQNQIQRFPLELVKERNRLEKLTLLDVSTNRLKLLPIQELQVLPAWIKNGLYFHNNPLPCSCELYSMLSRWHRQELSSATDFRDDHTCLLPGTQKEKALTLELNKVHLNCSAVTILDEEAYLEQFIRLGCDTRQRYMLKSWVLPGNVQLSSGNQSSRVLSDGSLQVGPITLEDSGIYTCYAVGESFNETLYVTVLVHNATQAGGQEGMKTAYTTLVGCLASAMMVLIYLYLTPCSCICCPGQGLDKRAPGDSLHSSILSVSPTHEDTGPEGGGGGGGGGAFDKPPFNRHVTYLDPKGLLEQNGRLSPCGEEDEEWQEEDRGRQEQRRKSDAESLSSVYSDTPIVV; encoded by the coding sequence ATGAAGTCTAAATTCTGCATTGTGAAGACTAAGATTCCCTATCTAAAAATACATTCAACATCCTCTACCATGCCTGCACCTGACATGGTGGATGGCAAACTCTCTGGTTCCCGCTGTGCCATAGAAGGAGTGTCTATTAAGGGGCTCTTTGCCCTTCTGGTCCTGAGTCTCCTACTGCCTTCAGGAGCAACAACCAGCTCAAAATCTGTCACCTGCCACAAAACCTGTTTGTGCGCCAGCAACATCGTTAGCTGCTCCAAGATGAACCTGACCAGCATCCCCATGGCTTTTCCTCGCTACACTGCTGTGCTGGACCTCAGCTTCAACCAAATCAGTAAACTGAAAGCTGAATGGACCCCTGTCAAGCTCAGCATGCTGCACAGCCTCCTGCTCAGCCACAACGGCCTCACCTTCCTCTCTTCCGAGGCCTTCCTATATGTCACACGGTTGCGCTACCTGGACCTGTCCTCAAATGGCCTGAAAATTCTGGAGGAGTTCATCTTCGAGCCCCTGGAACACCTGGAGGTGCTTCTGCTTTACAACAACTACATCTCCCAGATTGACCGCACTGCCTTCTCCAGCCTCAACAGCCTGCAGAAGCTCTACCTCAGTCAGAACCAGATCCAGCGCTTCCCCCTGGAGCTGGTCAAAGAGAGGAATCGGCTGGAGAAACTCACTCTGTTGGACGTGTCCACTAATCGGCTCAAACTGCTGCCCATACAGGAGCTCCAGGTCCTGCCTGCCTGGATCAAGAATGGCCTCTACTTCCACAACAACCCGCTGCCCTGCAGCTGTGAGCTGTACAGCATGCTGTCCCGCTGGCACCGCCAGGAGCTTAGCTCTGCCACTGATTTCAGAGACGACCACACCTGCCTCCTCCCAGGCACACAGAAGGAGAAGGCACTCACCCTGGAGCTGAACAAGGTCCATCTGAATTGCAGCGCAGTGACCATTTTAGACGAGGAGGCCTACCTTGAGCAGTTCATAAGACTGGGCTGTGACACTAGGCAGAGGTACATGCTGAAGAGCTGGGTCCTTCCAGGCAATGTGCAGTTGTCTTCTGGTAACCAGAGTTCCAGGGTCCTCAGCGACGGCAGCCTGCAGGTCGGCCCCATCACGCTAGAGGACTCTGGGATCTACACCTGTTACGCAGTGGGGGAATCCTTCAACGAGACCCTGTATGTGACTGTGTTAGTGCACAACGCCACTCAGGCTGGAGGGCAGGAGGGCATGAAGACGGCCTACACCACATTGGTGGGCTGTCTGGCCAGTGCGATGATGGTGCTcatctacctctacctcacacCCTGCAGCTGCATCTGCTGCCCGGGCCAGGGCCTGGACAAGAGAGCCCCGGGGGACAGCCTTCACTCCTCCATCCTTAGCGTCTCTCCCACCCATGAGGACACAGGCCCGGAGGGGggcggaggtggaggtggagggggtgcCTTTGACAAGCCTCCCTTTAACAGGCATGTCACCTACCTGGACCCAAAGGGCCTGCTGGAGCAGAATGGGCGACTGAGCCCAtgtggggaggaggatgaggagtggcaggaggaggacagagggaggcaggAACAGAGAAGGAAGTCAGACGCAGAGTCTCTGAGCTCTGTGTACTCGGACACCCCTATTGTTGTGTGA